CCTAAAAAAGCTTTTAGAAACAATTGAAAGATTGTATAAAGGAGAGGAAGGTCAAAGATGATTGCTTTGAAAGTAAAAAACCTTACAAAATCCTACAAAAACTTTAGGCTTGAAATTCCAGAGCTTATTTTAGAAAGCGGCTATATCATGGGGCTTCTGGGGAAAAACGGTGCTGGAAAAACCACTTTGATAAAGTGCATCCTTGACCTTGCGAGAAAAGAAAGTGGTGAGGTTTTCATATTCGAAAAGCCTTTTAACTGTGATGAAACCGAGATAAAACAAAGGCTTGGAGTTGTATTAGAAACTCCAATTTTGCCGGGTCAGTTAAAACCAAAAGATGTAAAAGAGATAATGAAGTCATTTTATAAAAACTGGGATGATAGGCTTTACAACAAACTCTGTGACCTTTTTGAAATTGACCAGAACAAAAAGATAATTCACCTCTCAAAAGGAACTGTGATGAAACTGTCTATTGCTTTAGCTCTATCTATAAGACCTGAGTTTTTGATTTTAGATGAACCAACATCTGGGCTTGACCCTGTTGCAAGAAATCAGTTTGTTGAGATTCTGCAGAGTTTTGTTCAGTCTGAAGAAAAGGCTGTCTTCTACTCAACTCATATAGTCTCTGATATTGAGAATGTTGCAGACTTTGTGACAATCATAGATAATGGCAAAATCATCTTTTCTTCATCGCGTGAAAGCATTGAAGAGGATTATTGTATAGTAAAAGGACCTGCTTCAGAGAGTAACAAAATCCCACAAAGTATAGTTTTATCTTGTAAAAAAGGTTCATTTTCGTTTGAAGCTCTTTGCAAAAAGAATGAAATTGAAAATTGTATGCAGCCGGGCTTTGTTGTTGAAAAACCATCAATTGAAAAGTTCTATGTAATGCTTGTGAGAAGGGATGAAAAGGATGAAGTATTGGAAGTTCTATAGGAAAAGTATATATACATCAGTTTTGTATTTCTTTCTATACATTATTGTTCTTTGGATAGTTGGTAACCTATTAAATCCACCAGCATCTGCTACTATATTCTGGGAAGAATATTTATCTTACTTTTTTGTAGCTATTTTTCTTACATTTACCATGTTAAATAACCCTTTTACCTCAAATAGTTTTTCGTATGAAATATCTTTGAGTTTGCTCTTGCCTATTAAAAAATGGCAAATTATAATTAGTCGATTTTTAAAAGACGGATTTTTGTTGTTAATATTCCAATTTATTAGTCTGATTGGATATATACTTATAACCAATGTTAATTCCTCTTACTTCATACATGATTTTAACAGGAAACTTTTATCATATACATTTACAGGATTTGTTATGATAATAGTTCTTCAACCTGTTTTTATTGCATTTAGAAAATCAACTCAAAAAAACTTGTATACAGTACTTCTTCTGTTTTGTTTTTACTTTGGAGTACCTTTTGTTTTTGCTGAACCTTTGCAAATTTTGTATCATAAAATTAAAATTTTTGAATCAATATGCATACTGACAGCTGTTTCGCTTGCATATATTGCTGTATTAATGGTTATTTCATATATTATTTCATACAAAATTCTTTCAAACAGTGATCTTTAAAAGATAAATCTTGAAGGAGCGAGGTTAAAAATGTTTGCTTACATTAAATTGCTTAAAAGGGTTGAAAATAAGATTATTTCAGGTATCGTATTTCTTATTTTTCTTTTGTGTATATCCCAGCCTGTGAGAAAAACAGGCAAGATTGATCTTTCTCTCTTTATTGGAACTATCTATACCACCTTTATTCTGTTTATGTTGTTTGCAATAAAATCAAGCTTTTTCGTTCAAAGTACAAAACTACGTGAACTATATGGCAGTATATCTTATACTTCTCTGCTTTTTTTACTGCCCATTAAAAGAAAGAAGATTGTTACCTTAGAGTTTATTTCAGACGTTATTATAATTTTGATATATATTCTCTTTTTTAACATCGGAATGTTAATCTTAAAAGTGTTTAATTTAACCCACTCATACACTTTCATTTTATCTTTCTTCTGGATTTTCTCTATTGTACTTGTATGGTATTCTATCTGTACTATCCTATATTCACTGCTCTACTTTATTAAAAATTCAGCTTTCCAAACAATCTATAACACTATTGTAAACTTTATAATAATATTAGCTGCTTACATACCTTTCTGGTTTGGTTTTCGTCTTTCAGAAATTCATAAAAGAGAGGAAAAATTTATTACAAATTTATATACAAACTATAAAAGTGCTTTAATAGTCTTATTTGTATCAATAATACTGTTTTTAATTTCATTCATTGTAAACAAAGCTGCAATTTACAGACGAGAAATCTAAACTGCTTTTTATAAGTAAACAGTATTAACGTAATATGTAGAGTGAGGTGAAGTAATTGCATAAATTTAAACCTCATCCCAGTGAGATTAAAATACATCTTTTAATTATCGGATTTTTTACAGTCCTCTGGTTTAGTTTAAATTTCTTTCTGTTAAATGATAATAGCAATAATTTTGATAGAAATGCATATTCTGCATTTGTAATTGCAGTTTCTCTTTTTATTCCGCAAGTTTTTGTAGTTTCTAAAATAGCTTTATTTTTTGATAGAAGTCTTGTAAAATCCAATCATATATTGGATTCTGTTTTAAAATTTTACTTTTTGTTACCTGTAAAAAGAAAAACAATTGCTTTTTGGATATTTATCAACGATATTATTTTTTCATTCTTATACTGCTCTGCCTTTTTTATCTCAAACTTGTTTGCAATTTTTAGCAAACCAAATAGGATTGAACTTAATATATTTTTGTTTTTCGTCTCACCACTTGCCACTAACCTATTATTTATTTCATTGTTTTCATTACTTTATTCTTTTCCACATTTTGTTAAAAACAAAATGTTAAAATCATTATCAGAATTGTTGTATGGGCTATTACCTTTCTTTCTCTTGATTATTCTTATAACAGTATTAGCTTTAGCAGAAACTGCAACAGTATCAAACGACAATTTAATAGCATCTATTGTGAATCTGTACAAAAATAGTCTCTGGTCACCAATATATTTGCTGATTTCGATAATTTTGTTCATTATTTCATACATCGCTGTTTCTGCTTCATTCTACAGACAGGAGGGGTGATATACAAAGAAGGCAATTTAAAAATTATAAATACTAATTAATAAAAATATGTGAAAAGGAGGCAGCTTTGTGTATGATTGAACTTATTGAACTTACCAAAGACTTTGGCAAGGTCAGGGCGGTTGACAGGCTATCTTTTACCATCAACAAGGGCGAAATTTTCGGGCTCCTTGGTGAAAACGGAGCTGGAAAGACAACAACTTTAAGGATGCTTGCAACAATGATAAAACCCTCACATGGAACTGCCATAATTGACGGGCTTGATATTACAAAAGAACCTGAAAAAGTAAGGCGCAAGATAGGAATTCTCTTTGGAAGTGAAAGCGGGCTATATAGCAGGCTCACCGCAAGAGAGAACATCGAATACTTTGCTACTTTGCACGACATGAAAAAAGATGAAATTAAAAAGCGGATTGATGAGCTTGTGGAAAGGTTTCAGATGCAAGAGTTTATCGACAAGCCTGCAGGTAAATTCTCAAAAGGTATGAAACAGAAGGTGTGCTTTGTGCGATCTATCATCCATAACCCTGATGTAATGCTTTTTGATGAGCCAACAAACTCTTTGGACGTCACAAGCGCAAAAGAGGTGCATGACTTTATCAGGCTTTGCAAACAAGAAGGAAGGACTATCATCTTTTCAAGCCATACAATGAGTGAGGTCGAAAAGCTTTGCGACAGGGTTGCAATAATACACAAAGGAAGCCTTATGGCAATTGGCACAATTGATGAGATAAAGCAAAGATTTTCTGGAGCAAGCTTTGAAGATGTATTTATTAGATTGGTAGGTGATAACAGATGAGAATAAATATGAAGCATGTGTGGATTGTATTTAAAAAAGAATTAAAGGATGCTTTTAGAGACAGACGCGCTCTTTTTATGAACTTCATCCTGCCTATACTTACAACACCCCTTATGCTTCTTGTGATAATCTATGCAACTAAGTCTGCATATGAGGTTAAACCTGAAAAAACAAAGATTTGTATCATGGGTGAGCAATATGCAAAACAACTTGTTGACTTAATCAAAAACTCTCAGTTTGACATTGTTCAATCTTCAAATCCAAAGAAGGATTTGCAAAATGGAAAAATTAAGGCAGTGATTGAAATTCCACAAAATTTTTCTGACCACCTTTCAAAAGAAAAGCAGGTTAATATAAAGATTTTAGTTGATGGATCTGATTCAAAATCATCAAATGTTGGTTTAATATTGAGCGAAATCATAACTGACTACGCAAAAAACATAACAAAACAGAGGCTTTTGTCCAAAAATATCAACCCTGAAATTATTGAGCCTATTGTCATTACAAAAGAAAATGTTGCACCACCCCGCAAAATGGCATTGTTTTTGCTGGCAATACTTGTCCCTATGTTTGTAGTGCTCAATACCTCACTTGGTGGCATTAATGTTGCTATTGACATAACAGCTGGTGAAAAGGAAAGGGGAACTCTTGAGCCACTTTTAACAACTGCTGCATCACGCATCTCACTTGTAACAGGCAAATATATCACAGTTTCAATAATGGCAATAATAAGCGGAGTTACCTCACTAATAGGGCTTGGGCTTACATTTTGGTTTTTGCCGTTGGCCTTTGGAGAAAATGCAACAAAAGAATTGGGAGATATAGCAGCTCTTGCACTTCCTGTATCTGTTTACATTGCGATGTTTATTGTTGTGGTGTTGACAGCTATAATTTTCAGTGCAGTTGAAGTTGCCATTGCCTCATATGCAAGGTCGTTCAAAGAGGCTCAAACTTATCTTACACCTATTACCTTTTTGGTGCTAATCCTCGCTTACTTCACAATGTATAAAACACCAAATGACTTGGTAGATTCTTACTTTATAATACCGCTTATCAATTCACTTGCAATATTCAAAGAGCTAATATATGGAATCATAAATATTCAGCACTTGTTATTATTCATAGTTTCTTCAACCGTATATCTTATTGCCTCTATAATATTTGCTTCAAAGATGTTTGAGAATGAAAAGGTGCTGTTTAGAAGCTGAAAATAAACAAAATGGGCCTGT
This Caldicellulosiruptor changbaiensis DNA region includes the following protein-coding sequences:
- a CDS encoding ABC-2 transporter permease, with the translated sequence MKYWKFYRKSIYTSVLYFFLYIIVLWIVGNLLNPPASATIFWEEYLSYFFVAIFLTFTMLNNPFTSNSFSYEISLSLLLPIKKWQIIISRFLKDGFLLLIFQFISLIGYILITNVNSSYFIHDFNRKLLSYTFTGFVMIIVLQPVFIAFRKSTQKNLYTVLLLFCFYFGVPFVFAEPLQILYHKIKIFESICILTAVSLAYIAVLMVISYIISYKILSNSDL
- a CDS encoding ABC transporter permease; the encoded protein is MRINMKHVWIVFKKELKDAFRDRRALFMNFILPILTTPLMLLVIIYATKSAYEVKPEKTKICIMGEQYAKQLVDLIKNSQFDIVQSSNPKKDLQNGKIKAVIEIPQNFSDHLSKEKQVNIKILVDGSDSKSSNVGLILSEIITDYAKNITKQRLLSKNINPEIIEPIVITKENVAPPRKMALFLLAILVPMFVVLNTSLGGINVAIDITAGEKERGTLEPLLTTAASRISLVTGKYITVSIMAIISGVTSLIGLGLTFWFLPLAFGENATKELGDIAALALPVSVYIAMFIVVVLTAIIFSAVEVAIASYARSFKEAQTYLTPITFLVLILAYFTMYKTPNDLVDSYFIIPLINSLAIFKELIYGIINIQHLLLFIVSSTVYLIASIIFASKMFENEKVLFRS
- a CDS encoding ABC transporter ATP-binding protein, with amino-acid sequence MIELIELTKDFGKVRAVDRLSFTINKGEIFGLLGENGAGKTTTLRMLATMIKPSHGTAIIDGLDITKEPEKVRRKIGILFGSESGLYSRLTARENIEYFATLHDMKKDEIKKRIDELVERFQMQEFIDKPAGKFSKGMKQKVCFVRSIIHNPDVMLFDEPTNSLDVTSAKEVHDFIRLCKQEGRTIIFSSHTMSEVEKLCDRVAIIHKGSLMAIGTIDEIKQRFSGASFEDVFIRLVGDNR
- a CDS encoding ABC transporter ATP-binding protein; the protein is MIALKVKNLTKSYKNFRLEIPELILESGYIMGLLGKNGAGKTTLIKCILDLARKESGEVFIFEKPFNCDETEIKQRLGVVLETPILPGQLKPKDVKEIMKSFYKNWDDRLYNKLCDLFEIDQNKKIIHLSKGTVMKLSIALALSIRPEFLILDEPTSGLDPVARNQFVEILQSFVQSEEKAVFYSTHIVSDIENVADFVTIIDNGKIIFSSSRESIEEDYCIVKGPASESNKIPQSIVLSCKKGSFSFEALCKKNEIENCMQPGFVVEKPSIEKFYVMLVRRDEKDEVLEVL